The following coding sequences lie in one Brassica napus cultivar Da-Ae unplaced genomic scaffold, Da-Ae ScsIHWf_1874;HRSCAF=2515, whole genome shotgun sequence genomic window:
- the LOC106449199 gene encoding peroxidase 57-like yields the protein MKIANFSILLLAFFIFPITFAQLRVGFYDNSCPNAETIVQNLVSDEFESDPTITAALLRMHFHDCFVGGCDGSILLNSTDSERFVGPNLSVRGFELIDEIKAELEAQCPSNVSCADIMALATRDSVALAGGPSYNIPTGRRDGLRTNANGVFNLIGPTASVAAFLSFFGDKDMNTLDAVALLGAHTVGVGSCDLFQDRLVNFNGTGLPDPSMDSDLVANLTTICEASENPSTGLDRSTPLTFDNAFFGQIRVRRGVLQLDQRLATDEATSSVVAQYAADNDLFKRQFAIAMVKMGAVDVFTGEDGEIRTNCWAFNNN from the exons ATGAAGATTGCAAACTTTTCCATTCTACTTTtagctttctttatttttcctaTCACGTTTGCTCAACTACGAGTAGGGTTTTATGACAACTCATGCCCTAATGCAGAAACTATAGTTCAAAATCTTGTGAGCGATGAGTTCGAAAGTGACCCCACGATCACGGCCGCTTTGCTTCGCATGCATTTTCACGATTGCTTTGTTGGG GGTTGCGACGGTTCTATCCTCTTAAACTCAACAGATTCAGAAAGATTCGTCGGTCCAAACTTGAGCGTGAGAGGGTTTGAGCTGATCGACGAGATCAAGGCCGAGCTTGAGGCTCAGTGTCCCTCCAACGTCTCATGTGCCGACATAATGGCTCTTGCCACCCGTGACTCTGTGGCCTTAGCTGGAGGTCCGAGCTACAACATTCCCACTGGGCGACGTGATGGGTTGAGAACAAATGCGAACGGCGTGTTCAACCTTATCGGACCAACCGCCTCCGTGGCTGCGTTTCTCAGCTTCTTTGGGGACAAAGATATGAACACGTTGGATGCGGTGGCTCTTTTGGGTGCACACACGGTTGGAGTGGGATCTTGTGATCTATTCCAGGACCGCCTTGTGAATTTTAATGGAACCGGACTGCCTGATCCGTCCATGGACTCCGATTTGGTTGCAAA TTTAACCACCATATGTGAGGCTTCAGAGAACCCATCAACAGGACTTGACCGGTCAACGCCATTGACTTTCGATAATGCATTCTTCGGACAAATCCGAGTAAGGAGAGGAGTTTTGCAACTTGACCAGCGCCTCGCAACCGATGAAGCCACTTCTAGTGTGGTGGCTCAATACGCAGCAGACAACGACTTATTCAAACGCCAGTTTGCGATCGCGATGGTGAAAATGGGAGCCGTTGATGTCTTTACAGGCGAAGACGGTGAGATCAGAACGAATTGTTGGGCGTTCAATAACAACTAA